A part of Methanorbis furvi genomic DNA contains:
- a CDS encoding carboxymuconolactone decarboxylase family protein, whose amino-acid sequence MTEQKIPCGGHNYKAGDMKQLEENIGHVPVFFRDLAKSDPAMHEAVLKLDNYIWSDGALSRKQKKLMAIAIAASMRDDHALHAQLQGAKHLGVTMAEVEEALRVTFMLAGMPSYVYGKTEAAEIFK is encoded by the coding sequence ATGACCGAACAAAAAATACCCTGCGGTGGCCACAACTACAAAGCTGGCGACATGAAACAACTTGAGGAAAATATCGGCCACGTTCCGGTCTTCTTCCGCGATCTCGCAAAATCTGACCCTGCAATGCATGAGGCGGTTTTGAAGCTTGACAACTACATCTGGTCTGACGGGGCACTTTCCCGCAAACAGAAAAAACTGATGGCAATCGCAATCGCCGCATCAATGCGTGACGACCACGCACTGCACGCACAACTTCAGGGAGCAAAACACCTCGGCGTCACCATGGCCGAAGTAGAAGAGGCTCTCCGTGTCACCTTCATGCTTGCCGGCATGCCGTCCTATGTCTACGGCAAAACCGAAGCAGCAGAGATCTTCAAATAA
- a CDS encoding NAD(P)H-dependent oxidoreductase → MTKKVLALFGSNLIGGNTDKLLTQAIKGVEDAGCTVERINVAHLNAGPCNQTYSCMIEPTCAIEDDMKDAYRKIKQADGIIIATPVMTYGVPGALKSFMDRCQPFYMAKYYRKQPFITPEHVKIRRTLFICIGGMKDPDIFTGPVLTTKAFCAIVDAKYSDELLQNDMDTILNVEKKPELLAAAYEKGKALGERIVKMRDGE, encoded by the coding sequence ATGACAAAAAAAGTGCTGGCGCTGTTCGGGAGCAATCTCATCGGAGGAAACACCGATAAACTCCTGACACAGGCGATCAAAGGAGTTGAGGACGCCGGCTGTACGGTCGAGCGAATCAATGTTGCCCATCTGAATGCAGGTCCCTGCAACCAGACCTACTCCTGCATGATAGAACCAACCTGCGCAATCGAGGACGACATGAAGGATGCCTACCGGAAAATAAAACAGGCGGACGGCATCATTATTGCAACGCCGGTGATGACCTACGGAGTTCCGGGCGCACTGAAATCATTTATGGACCGGTGCCAGCCGTTTTACATGGCAAAATACTACCGCAAACAGCCGTTCATCACACCCGAACATGTGAAAATCCGCAGAACACTCTTCATCTGCATCGGAGGAATGAAGGATCCTGATATTTTTACCGGGCCTGTTCTTACGACAAAGGCATTCTGTGCAATTGTGGATGCGAAATATTCCGACGAACTGCTGCAGAACGATATGGATACCATTCTAAATGTCGAGAAAAAACCAGAGCTTCTCGCAGCGGCGTACGAGAAGGGAAAAGCCCTCGGTGAACGTATCGTAAAAATGCGGGATGGGGAGTAA
- the uppS gene encoding polyprenyl diphosphate synthase, whose amino-acid sequence MSIRSVAEAVYAKRLRGKLLHIPSHVAIIQDGNRRFAKSRGMDTSYGHRLGADTSERVLDWMGELGIRHVTFFAFSTENFRRPEEEKAELHLLFMDTFSRLLTDERVYKNEINITIIGDRALLDDELLQIIEETEVATKDHSRFFVHIAIAYGGRNEIVATAKKIVAAVRDGSIPVSQITPELVTENMYQGISMPPVDLIIRTANDRRTSNFLPWMANGNEAAVCFCTPTWPEFRYVDMLRALRVYDERMSGLSA is encoded by the coding sequence GTGAGTATCCGGTCGGTTGCCGAAGCGGTGTATGCGAAGAGGCTTCGTGGAAAGCTTTTGCATATCCCAAGTCATGTCGCAATTATTCAGGACGGCAACCGAAGGTTTGCAAAATCGCGGGGGATGGATACCAGCTACGGCCACCGTCTTGGTGCTGATACGAGCGAGAGGGTGCTTGACTGGATGGGCGAACTCGGCATCCGTCATGTGACATTTTTTGCGTTTTCAACAGAAAATTTCAGAAGGCCTGAAGAAGAGAAGGCCGAGCTTCATCTGTTGTTTATGGATACGTTTTCGCGGCTGCTGACTGATGAACGTGTCTACAAAAATGAGATCAATATAACGATTATCGGGGATCGGGCACTTCTTGATGACGAGCTTCTGCAAATAATTGAGGAGACGGAAGTTGCAACGAAAGATCATTCCAGATTTTTTGTGCATATTGCCATCGCCTACGGCGGAAGAAATGAGATTGTGGCAACTGCGAAAAAAATTGTGGCTGCTGTGCGGGACGGAAGTATTCCCGTGAGTCAGATTACGCCTGAACTCGTGACAGAAAATATGTATCAGGGTATTTCCATGCCGCCTGTTGATCTGATCATTCGCACGGCAAATGATCGCCGGACTTCGAACTTTCTTCCCTGGATGGCGAACGGCAATGAAGCGGCGGTCTGTTTCTGTACACCGACCTGGCCCGAGTTCCGGTACGTGGATATGCTCCGGGCGCTCCGGGTTTATGATGAGCGGATGAGCGGGTTGTCCGCATAA
- a CDS encoding radical SAM protein, with the protein MAKDKLPKNLSEGCRLCYQGAKLVLFITGKCDRDCWYCPLSEERKNVDVIFANDQKITTPEEAIPEAEVMDALGTGVTGGEPLLELDRVVEFCTYLKNHFGPDHHIHLYTGHAPTEEELAALRPCVDEIRMHPPHEEWAGIMTSKFPESIANAKRMGFCVGIEVPSLAGLRHFFPLLDSLDFFNINQLEWGDSCAEAMRARKLEPENPLCNAIKGSTKWAGEINGHPKVHYCTSTFKDSVQLRERLKRIAMNSARPFDMITDDGTVMYGSMDPGADLEMILPCLKAGSYYEEMDDGTIELDWQQMRKIPRKFGGERKIIERYPNDGMIVEVIPQ; encoded by the coding sequence ATGGCAAAGGACAAACTTCCAAAAAATCTCAGCGAGGGATGTAGGCTCTGTTATCAGGGAGCGAAGCTGGTGCTGTTCATCACCGGAAAATGCGATCGCGACTGCTGGTACTGTCCGCTCTCTGAGGAACGCAAAAATGTGGATGTTATTTTTGCGAACGATCAAAAAATAACAACGCCTGAAGAAGCAATTCCTGAAGCAGAAGTGATGGACGCGCTTGGCACCGGAGTTACCGGCGGCGAGCCGCTGCTGGAACTCGACCGCGTGGTTGAGTTTTGTACGTATCTGAAAAACCACTTCGGTCCTGACCACCATATTCATCTCTACACCGGCCATGCCCCAACTGAGGAGGAACTCGCAGCCCTGCGGCCCTGTGTTGATGAGATTCGGATGCATCCTCCGCACGAGGAGTGGGCCGGCATTATGACCTCCAAGTTCCCTGAGTCTATTGCGAATGCGAAAAGAATGGGATTTTGTGTGGGAATTGAGGTTCCGTCACTCGCAGGCCTTCGCCACTTTTTCCCGCTGCTGGACAGTCTTGACTTTTTCAACATCAATCAGCTGGAGTGGGGAGACAGTTGTGCAGAAGCGATGCGGGCGAGAAAACTTGAGCCGGAGAATCCTCTCTGCAATGCGATCAAGGGTTCGACGAAGTGGGCGGGCGAGATCAACGGTCATCCGAAGGTTCACTACTGTACCTCGACGTTCAAGGATTCGGTTCAGCTGCGTGAACGGCTGAAACGGATTGCGATGAACTCCGCACGGCCGTTTGATATGATAACCGACGACGGCACCGTGATGTACGGCTCGATGGACCCGGGGGCAGATCTGGAGATGATCCTTCCCTGTCTGAAGGCCGGCAGCTACTATGAGGAGATGGATGACGGGACGATCGAGCTCGACTGGCAGCAGATGCGAAAAATCCCCCGCAAGTTCGGCGGCGAGCGAAAAATTATCGAGCGGTATCCGAACGACGGGATGATTGTTGAGGTGATCCCGCAGTGA